A genome region from Corynebacterium uberis includes the following:
- a CDS encoding iron chelate uptake ABC transporter family permease subunit produces MASNSLIDAAPHRHAGAFPTAAQRRRYWIILVAVILIGAASAWGLIAYGNPMPVGSEVFWLIAQRRVVAVATMAIVATCQAIATVAFQTVTGNRILTPSIMGFEALYVTINTAVVFFLGASGLVRMDHLGMFLVQVALMVGLSLCLYSWLLGGSGDMHAMLLIGIVIGGGLGSLSTFMRRLLTPNEFDVLTARMFGSVNNADPQYFGVAIPLMVGAAAVILFFSRRLNVIALGRDVAMSVGLSYRGVVLTTLVCVSILMAVSTALVGPMTFLGFLVATLGYQCAATYDHAYVLPMAWAIAFAVLTGAYFLMNHVFYAQGVVSVLIELVGGAVFLIVIVRKGRL; encoded by the coding sequence GTGGCTAGCAATTCGCTTATCGACGCCGCCCCGCACCGCCATGCGGGGGCCTTTCCTACTGCAGCACAGCGGCGCAGATACTGGATCATTCTTGTGGCGGTCATCCTTATCGGTGCTGCCAGCGCATGGGGCTTGATCGCCTATGGCAACCCGATGCCCGTGGGCTCAGAAGTCTTTTGGCTCATCGCACAACGACGCGTGGTCGCGGTGGCCACTATGGCGATCGTGGCAACCTGCCAGGCAATAGCCACCGTGGCGTTTCAAACGGTCACGGGCAACAGGATTCTGACCCCGTCGATCATGGGCTTCGAGGCGCTCTACGTCACCATTAACACCGCCGTGGTGTTCTTCCTCGGCGCCAGCGGGTTGGTGCGGATGGATCACCTGGGCATGTTCCTCGTGCAGGTGGCGCTCATGGTGGGGCTGTCTTTGTGCCTCTACAGCTGGCTGCTGGGCGGCAGCGGAGACATGCACGCGATGCTGCTGATTGGCATCGTGATCGGCGGCGGGCTGGGCTCTTTATCAACCTTCATGCGCCGTCTGCTTACCCCGAACGAGTTCGACGTCCTCACCGCCCGCATGTTTGGTTCCGTGAATAACGCGGATCCACAGTACTTTGGCGTGGCCATCCCACTGATGGTGGGCGCGGCCGCCGTGATCCTGTTTTTCTCCCGCAGGCTCAATGTCATCGCCTTAGGCCGCGATGTAGCGATGAGCGTCGGACTGTCCTATCGGGGCGTCGTCCTCACGACGTTGGTCTGCGTGTCCATCCTCATGGCGGTGTCTACCGCGCTGGTAGGCCCCATGACATTCCTGGGCTTCCTGGTTGCCACCCTGGGATACCAGTGTGCGGCAACCTACGATCACGCCTATGTCCTCCCCATGGCGTGGGCGATCGCGTTTGCAGTACTCACGGGCGCGTATTTCCTGATGAACCACGTGTTTTACGCCCAGGGCGTGGTCTCCGTGCTCATCGAACTCGTCGGCGGGGCAGTATTCCTCATAGTCATAGTTAGGAAGGGGCGGCTGTGA
- a CDS encoding DUF3239 domain-containing protein, translating into MKPYHFRVDEAWAKQNNELLRDSRRLRIAALILAAIFLGAGIAARLILSSYAGSWLFFAGFAAVAIVFVIIACVTPNRAGQAQQLYDRYPLVPAIIAEVNARDVVLLALVDASVDPAGPPVPALALRTVTALKGHERKVGVQVPAAAVGGRRSSRAQTWDEITPMPIAWGTPDTETIAAATAAIDRATWGKVKKLRSRLDDVKATPRNLLIL; encoded by the coding sequence ATGAAGCCCTACCATTTTAGAGTCGACGAAGCCTGGGCCAAACAAAACAATGAATTGCTGCGCGACTCGCGCAGACTGCGCATAGCCGCACTTATTCTTGCCGCCATCTTCCTCGGCGCCGGCATAGCCGCCCGCCTCATCCTCAGCTCCTACGCCGGCAGCTGGCTATTCTTCGCCGGCTTTGCCGCAGTGGCGATCGTTTTTGTCATCATCGCGTGCGTCACCCCGAATCGCGCCGGGCAGGCCCAACAGCTCTATGACCGCTACCCCCTCGTCCCCGCGATCATCGCCGAAGTCAACGCCCGCGACGTCGTCCTGCTCGCGCTTGTCGACGCCTCCGTGGACCCCGCAGGCCCCCCAGTCCCAGCACTAGCCCTGCGCACCGTCACAGCACTCAAGGGCCACGAACGCAAAGTAGGCGTCCAAGTGCCCGCCGCCGCGGTCGGTGGGCGCCGCTCCAGCCGCGCACAAACATGGGACGAAATCACCCCCATGCCCATCGCGTGGGGCACGCCGGATACAGAAACCATCGCGGCAGCCACCGCCGCCATTGACCGCGCTACCTGGGGGAAGGTAAAAAAGCTGCGCAGCCGCCTCGACGACGTCAAGGCCACCCCGCGCAACCTGCTCATCCTGTGA
- a CDS encoding ABC transporter ATP-binding protein, protein MSHHGIHLSEVAKRYSGDVHIGPVTVDIPAGGVTALVGPNGAGKSTVLTMIGRLLGMDEGQITVAGMDVSTAKTKDLAKVLSILRQDNHFITRLTVRQLVGFGRFPYSGGRLTAEDEQIISRYIDFFNLSELEHRYLDQLSGGQRQRAYVAMVLAQETDYVLLDEPLNNLDIAHSVQMMRHLRSAADDLGRTVVLVLHDINVAAAYADRICAVKQGKVVASGPVDEIMDDQTLTEIFNTPISVVDTSRGRVAYCW, encoded by the coding sequence GTGAGCCATCACGGCATCCACCTGAGCGAGGTGGCCAAGCGCTACTCCGGTGACGTGCACATTGGGCCGGTCACCGTAGACATCCCTGCCGGAGGCGTGACCGCGCTCGTGGGTCCCAATGGGGCAGGTAAGTCGACCGTGCTGACCATGATTGGTCGCCTGTTGGGCATGGACGAGGGGCAGATCACCGTCGCCGGAATGGATGTGAGCACGGCCAAGACGAAGGACTTGGCCAAGGTGCTGTCGATCCTGCGTCAGGACAATCACTTCATTACCAGGTTGACAGTCCGTCAGCTCGTCGGCTTTGGCCGGTTTCCGTATTCGGGTGGGCGCCTCACGGCCGAGGATGAGCAGATCATCTCCCGCTACATCGACTTCTTCAATCTCTCGGAGCTCGAGCATCGATACCTTGATCAGCTCTCTGGCGGGCAGCGCCAGCGGGCCTATGTGGCGATGGTCTTGGCTCAGGAGACGGACTACGTGCTGCTTGATGAGCCACTGAACAATCTCGACATTGCCCACAGCGTCCAGATGATGCGGCACCTTCGTTCGGCTGCCGACGACCTCGGGCGCACCGTTGTGCTCGTCCTCCATGACATCAACGTCGCTGCCGCCTATGCGGATCGCATCTGTGCGGTCAAGCAGGGCAAGGTTGTCGCCTCCGGTCCCGTCGACGAGATCATGGACGATCAGACGCTCACGGAAATTTTCAACACGCCGATCTCCGTGGTGGACACATCCCGTGGGCGCGTTGCCTACTGCTGGTAA
- a CDS encoding ABC transporter permease: MRTPARQQITRPARRWALPAAVVAVAGLLAVSLFTGAYDIMGAEDGSHMFALTRIPRTTALVLAGAAMAMSGLVMQLLTQNRFVEPTTTGTTEWAGLGLLCVMWAAPSASILTRMIVAVVFAFVGTWVFFLFLRRVSLRSSLIVPIVGIMLGAVVSAISTFFALRTDMLQSLGVWFAGSFTSVIKGQWEVLWIVLISVALVFWFADRLTIAGLGQDVATNVGVNYQRMVLIGTSLIAIATGVVTVVVGNLPFLGLVVPNVVSMIRGDDLRSNLPWVCVSGVALVTVCDLFARTVIAPFEVPVSVVLGMVGAVVFVILILRRARG; encoded by the coding sequence GTGCGCACGCCAGCACGCCAGCAAATCACACGCCCCGCGCGTCGGTGGGCTCTGCCCGCCGCGGTCGTGGCTGTGGCTGGCCTGCTGGCAGTCTCCTTGTTTACGGGTGCCTATGACATCATGGGGGCAGAAGATGGCTCCCATATGTTTGCGTTGACCCGGATTCCGCGGACAACGGCACTGGTATTAGCCGGTGCGGCGATGGCCATGTCGGGGCTGGTCATGCAGCTGCTCACGCAGAACAGATTCGTGGAACCCACCACAACGGGGACTACGGAATGGGCCGGGTTAGGCCTATTGTGCGTGATGTGGGCGGCGCCATCGGCGTCTATTTTGACCCGCATGATCGTCGCGGTTGTCTTCGCGTTCGTGGGAACGTGGGTGTTCTTCCTCTTTTTGAGGCGCGTATCGCTTCGCAGTTCCCTGATCGTGCCCATTGTCGGCATCATGTTGGGTGCAGTAGTCAGCGCCATTTCCACGTTCTTTGCTCTGCGCACGGACATGCTGCAGTCATTGGGGGTGTGGTTCGCGGGAAGTTTCACCTCTGTGATCAAAGGCCAGTGGGAAGTGCTGTGGATAGTACTCATTTCCGTCGCCCTGGTTTTTTGGTTTGCCGATAGATTGACTATCGCCGGCCTGGGGCAGGATGTGGCTACCAACGTGGGGGTCAATTATCAGCGCATGGTGTTGATAGGCACCTCACTCATTGCTATTGCTACAGGCGTGGTGACGGTTGTCGTAGGTAACCTGCCCTTCTTAGGCCTCGTTGTTCCCAATGTTGTTTCCATGATTCGGGGCGATGATCTCCGCTCGAATTTGCCCTGGGTATGCGTCAGTGGCGTTGCGTTAGTAACGGTATGTGACCTCTTTGCCCGCACGGTGATTGCGCCTTTCGAGGTCCCAGTCTCCGTGGTATTGGGCATGGTGGGAGCGGTGGTGTTCGTGATACTTATCCTTCGGAGGGCCCGTGGCTAG
- the nrdI gene encoding class Ib ribonucleoside-diphosphate reductase assembly flavoprotein NrdI, with product MTGETHTSSPPETWTPRFTLHPLPPDASHEIVYFSSVSENTKRFVQRLNRPATRIPLYPRRDGMIRVCRPFVLIVPTYGGGQRSRAVPPQVIAFLNDPNNRAHLRGVITGGNRNFGTDYCIAGPIIAAKCHVPELHRFELLGTSRDVSTTNSILDCLFGPHERTQP from the coding sequence ATGACTGGAGAAACGCATACCTCTTCACCACCAGAGACCTGGACCCCCAGATTCACCCTCCACCCGCTTCCCCCCGACGCCTCCCACGAGATCGTCTACTTCTCCTCCGTCAGCGAGAACACCAAACGCTTTGTCCAGCGCCTCAACCGGCCAGCCACCCGCATCCCCCTCTATCCGCGCCGCGACGGCATGATCCGGGTCTGCCGCCCCTTCGTACTCATCGTGCCCACCTACGGCGGCGGGCAACGATCCCGCGCCGTGCCCCCACAGGTCATCGCCTTTCTCAACGATCCGAACAACCGCGCCCACCTGCGCGGCGTGATCACCGGCGGCAACCGCAACTTTGGCACCGACTACTGCATCGCCGGGCCCATCATCGCCGCCAAGTGCCATGTCCCCGAACTTCACCGCTTTGAGCTACTAGGAACCAGCAGGGACGTCTCCACCACCAATTCCATTCTCGACTGCCTCTTCGGCCCCCACGAAAGGACCCAGCCATGA
- a CDS encoding siderophore ABC transporter substrate-binding protein: protein MALHRSALATVAAVTTSLSLLLAGCSSDEGTTSAASSTAATAESTSTAAAGSVTVEDNHGEHTVSLPIGKVASTDNRSFALLEAWGVDLVAAPKPLIPFTVTKYTDDPKVADLGNHREPNLEALAAEQPDLIINGQRFERFYDDIVKLNPKATVLDFEPREGEDLDDELIRQTEELGKVFGKESEAAKTIQDFKDAKERAKKAYKDSDTVMAVNVTGGEVHFIAPKVGRTYGPLFEMLDLKPALEVPEGSSDHKGDDISVEAIAQANPDWILVLDRDAGTNKRKDADFVKAQQVIDKNEALANVTAVKEGHVYYAPQDTYTNESIITYTTILNQLADAFESGKGNQESDS from the coding sequence ATGGCGCTTCACCGTTCTGCACTGGCCACAGTGGCCGCAGTGACCACGAGCCTGAGCCTGCTGTTGGCCGGCTGCTCCAGCGATGAAGGAACCACCAGTGCTGCCAGCTCGACGGCGGCAACTGCAGAGTCCACCAGCACGGCCGCCGCCGGTTCGGTGACCGTGGAAGACAACCACGGCGAGCACACCGTGTCGCTGCCGATCGGCAAGGTGGCATCGACGGATAACCGGAGTTTCGCCCTCCTGGAGGCCTGGGGAGTGGATTTGGTCGCAGCGCCGAAGCCGCTGATCCCGTTCACCGTGACCAAGTACACGGATGATCCCAAGGTGGCTGACCTGGGCAACCACCGTGAGCCCAACCTTGAGGCGCTTGCTGCCGAGCAGCCGGATCTGATCATCAACGGCCAGCGTTTCGAGCGTTTCTACGATGATATTGTCAAGCTCAACCCCAAGGCGACGGTGTTGGATTTCGAGCCGCGCGAGGGTGAGGATTTGGACGATGAGCTGATTCGTCAAACCGAGGAGCTAGGCAAGGTCTTTGGTAAGGAATCAGAAGCCGCCAAGACCATTCAGGACTTCAAGGATGCCAAGGAGCGCGCCAAGAAGGCCTACAAGGACTCCGATACTGTGATGGCCGTGAATGTCACCGGTGGGGAAGTCCACTTCATCGCTCCGAAGGTCGGCCGCACTTACGGCCCGCTGTTTGAGATGCTGGATCTGAAGCCCGCGTTGGAGGTTCCGGAAGGCTCTTCTGACCACAAGGGCGATGACATTTCGGTGGAGGCTATTGCACAGGCCAACCCGGATTGGATTCTGGTCCTGGACCGCGATGCAGGAACGAATAAGCGCAAGGACGCCGACTTTGTCAAGGCCCAGCAGGTCATTGACAAGAATGAGGCATTGGCTAATGTCACGGCGGTGAAGGAAGGCCACGTGTACTACGCCCCGCAGGACACGTACACCAACGAGTCGATCATTACCTACACCACGATCCTTAATCAGCTTGCTGATGCTTTCGAGTCCGGCAAGGGAAACCAGGAGTCCGATTCCTAA
- a CDS encoding metal-dependent transcriptional regulator, protein MPVSRASELSASSQNYLKAVWLLQEWSGDPVSKTALAQRVGVKISAASDAVRKLTDQGLLLDTRYGAIDLTPAGRAVAVEMVRRHRLIETFLVTTLDYRWDQVHQEAEALEHAVSDFMVDRMDAVLGHPTRDPHGDPIPQPDGTTSKPDAIPLTTLSPGQQGRVERISDQNSELLQYCAGHGITIGAIVAVELGTPFSETLGVFVPGSTRPVQLGTGATDAIWVTPLPE, encoded by the coding sequence ATGCCCGTCTCCCGTGCCAGCGAGCTTTCAGCAAGCAGCCAAAACTATCTCAAGGCCGTGTGGCTCCTTCAGGAGTGGTCGGGAGATCCCGTCAGCAAAACCGCGCTCGCACAGCGCGTCGGCGTGAAAATCTCCGCCGCCTCCGACGCCGTGCGCAAACTCACTGACCAAGGACTCCTGCTAGACACCCGGTACGGAGCCATAGACCTCACCCCCGCCGGGCGCGCCGTAGCCGTAGAAATGGTGCGCCGCCACCGACTCATCGAGACCTTCCTGGTCACCACCCTGGACTACCGCTGGGACCAAGTACACCAGGAGGCCGAGGCACTCGAACACGCCGTCTCCGACTTCATGGTCGACCGCATGGACGCCGTCTTGGGACACCCAACCCGCGACCCCCACGGAGACCCCATCCCGCAGCCAGACGGGACCACCAGCAAGCCCGACGCCATACCGCTGACCACCCTGTCGCCAGGGCAGCAAGGACGCGTAGAGCGCATCTCCGACCAAAACTCCGAACTGCTGCAATACTGCGCAGGCCACGGCATCACCATCGGCGCGATAGTCGCCGTGGAGCTAGGCACGCCGTTTTCTGAGACCCTTGGGGTCTTTGTGCCAGGATCCACCCGCCCCGTGCAGCTGGGAACAGGCGCGACGGATGCCATCTGGGTGACACCGTTGCCTGAGTGA
- the nrdF gene encoding class 1b ribonucleoside-diphosphate reductase subunit beta — protein sequence MTTLPPLIDVSVTPPSYRTDPHARLRPINWNRIQDDKDLEVWNRLTANFWLPEKVPLSNDLPDWKALSPLQRRQTIRVFTGLTMLDTVQATVGEVAQIPDARTEHEQAVYTNIAFMQSIHARSYSSVFSTLTSTTEIDDAYRWAVNNDVLQTRAKTVLEHYYGPDPLKRKAASTLLSSLLLYAGFYLPLHFAARSTLTNTADMIRLILRDKAVHGYYSGYKYQRGLDHYPDRREEMDDFVHTLLARLYELELEYSGALYEPLGLSDDVAVFVRYNANKALMNLGYPAPFAPEETEVRPEILAALSPDADENHDFFSGSGSSYVMGKAEVTSDSDWDF from the coding sequence ATGACCACACTGCCACCGCTTATCGACGTCTCCGTCACGCCGCCGAGCTACCGCACCGACCCGCACGCCCGCCTGCGTCCCATCAATTGGAATCGCATCCAAGACGACAAAGACCTCGAGGTGTGGAACCGACTGACCGCCAACTTCTGGCTGCCCGAAAAGGTGCCGCTGTCCAACGACCTGCCGGACTGGAAGGCCCTCAGCCCCCTTCAGCGGCGCCAGACTATCCGCGTGTTTACGGGACTGACCATGCTGGACACCGTCCAAGCCACCGTCGGCGAGGTCGCCCAGATCCCCGATGCACGCACGGAACACGAGCAGGCCGTCTACACCAATATCGCGTTCATGCAATCGATCCATGCACGCTCCTACAGCTCCGTTTTCTCCACGCTGACCAGCACCACAGAAATCGACGACGCCTACCGGTGGGCCGTCAACAATGACGTCCTGCAAACCCGCGCGAAAACCGTCCTCGAGCACTACTACGGGCCCGACCCCCTCAAGCGGAAAGCCGCGTCCACCCTGCTGTCGTCCCTACTGCTCTACGCAGGGTTCTACCTGCCCTTGCACTTCGCCGCACGCAGCACATTGACAAACACTGCAGACATGATCCGGCTCATCCTGCGAGACAAAGCAGTCCACGGCTACTACTCCGGGTACAAATACCAACGCGGCTTGGACCACTACCCAGACCGCCGGGAAGAGATGGACGACTTTGTCCATACCCTGCTGGCCCGCCTCTACGAGCTAGAGCTGGAATACTCTGGCGCCCTCTACGAGCCACTCGGCTTAAGCGACGACGTCGCCGTCTTCGTGCGCTACAACGCCAACAAGGCCCTCATGAACCTGGGCTACCCCGCCCCCTTCGCACCCGAGGAAACAGAAGTGCGCCCAGAGATCCTGGCCGCCTTGTCTCCCGATGCGGATGAAAACCACGACTTCTTCTCCGGCTCCGGCTCCTCCTACGTGATGGGCAAAGCCGAGGTCACCTCCGACTCAGATTGGGATTTCTAA
- a CDS encoding NADPH-dependent FMN reductase — protein MRTPTNLGIIVGSLRKASYAAAIARAAMELLPDATTAKILPIAHLPLYNFDYDDPDVPEVPTPAVYTDFRNAIRELDAVLFVTPENNRTIPACLKNAVDIGSKPNSDVVWKNKPAGIISHSVGRMGGYSSQKNLRLALSYFDMPMPGQPEVFLGQSPTLITSDGQWLSESTRDFVADYLRRLVALV, from the coding sequence ATGCGAACACCTACCAACCTTGGGATCATCGTCGGCAGCCTGCGTAAGGCCTCCTACGCGGCCGCCATCGCGCGTGCTGCAATGGAGCTGCTTCCCGACGCCACCACAGCGAAGATCCTTCCCATCGCGCACCTACCCTTGTACAACTTCGACTACGACGACCCGGACGTCCCCGAAGTGCCAACCCCGGCGGTGTACACCGATTTCCGCAACGCCATCCGCGAACTGGACGCCGTTCTCTTTGTCACCCCGGAAAACAACCGCACCATTCCGGCATGTTTGAAGAACGCCGTGGACATCGGATCGAAACCGAATTCGGATGTGGTGTGGAAGAACAAGCCTGCGGGCATCATCAGCCATTCTGTGGGCAGGATGGGCGGCTACTCGTCACAGAAGAATCTACGCCTCGCGTTGTCCTACTTTGATATGCCGATGCCGGGCCAACCTGAAGTGTTCCTGGGTCAGTCCCCTACCCTCATTACCTCTGATGGGCAGTGGCTTAGCGAAAGCACGAGGGACTTTGTGGCCGACTATTTGAGAAGGCTCGTAGCCTTGGTGTAG